One segment of Zhihengliuella halotolerans DNA contains the following:
- a CDS encoding peptide MFS transporter: protein MTTTHEPHTPAVKGAEKSFFGHPPMLFNLFTVELWERFSFYGMQAILAYYMYFSVTDGGLGMEQGLALSLVGAYGGGVYLSTILAAWIADRLLGSERVLFYSAIVVMAGHVALAVLPGAVGLAVGLILVALGSGGVKAAAGSLVGALYTREDTRRDAGFSIFYMGVNIGGLVGPLLTGALQDRIGFHFGFGAAAVGMALGLAIYVSGRKKLPESSHHVANPLPREARKKFGLGALLGLIVIVIAFTTGLVNPANLANTMAIAAVAASALYFVVILRSRKVEAVERKRVVAFIPLYIASAAFFALFQQQFTFIAVYSEQRLDRHIFGWEMPASWVQSINPVFIIIFAAIFAAFWTKLGNRQPSTPLKFGTALVIIGIAYLAFIPLEALDATPLLALVGILLLVTWAELFLSPIGLSVATKLAPVAFTTQMLALFYLSISLGTTLAGILAGFYTEGNEIAYFVALGGTSIVLGIALAAATPGIKKLMSGVK, encoded by the coding sequence ATGACCACTACACACGAACCGCACACCCCCGCGGTCAAGGGAGCGGAGAAGTCCTTCTTCGGACACCCTCCGATGCTGTTCAACCTCTTCACGGTTGAACTGTGGGAGCGCTTCTCCTTTTACGGAATGCAGGCCATTCTGGCCTACTACATGTATTTCTCGGTCACCGATGGTGGCCTTGGAATGGAGCAGGGCCTGGCCCTGAGTCTCGTCGGCGCCTACGGCGGCGGCGTCTACCTGAGCACGATCCTCGCCGCCTGGATCGCGGACCGGCTCCTCGGCTCGGAGCGCGTCCTCTTCTATTCGGCGATCGTCGTCATGGCCGGCCACGTGGCCTTGGCCGTACTGCCGGGCGCCGTCGGCCTGGCAGTCGGCCTGATCCTGGTCGCGCTCGGCTCCGGCGGCGTGAAGGCCGCGGCCGGATCGCTCGTCGGCGCCCTCTACACGCGTGAGGACACGCGCCGCGACGCCGGTTTCTCGATCTTCTACATGGGCGTGAACATCGGCGGCCTGGTCGGCCCGCTGCTCACCGGCGCACTGCAGGACCGCATCGGCTTCCACTTCGGCTTCGGCGCCGCGGCGGTCGGCATGGCCCTCGGTCTGGCGATCTACGTCTCCGGCCGCAAGAAGCTGCCCGAGTCGTCGCACCACGTGGCCAACCCGCTGCCGCGCGAAGCCCGCAAGAAATTCGGTCTCGGCGCCCTGCTCGGCCTGATCGTGATCGTCATCGCGTTCACCACCGGCCTCGTGAACCCGGCCAACCTGGCCAACACCATGGCGATCGCCGCGGTCGCCGCGTCCGCCCTCTACTTCGTGGTGATCCTGCGCTCCCGCAAGGTCGAAGCCGTGGAGCGCAAGCGCGTCGTCGCATTCATCCCGCTCTACATCGCCTCGGCGGCGTTCTTCGCCCTGTTCCAGCAGCAGTTCACGTTCATCGCCGTGTACTCCGAGCAGCGCCTGGACCGCCACATCTTCGGCTGGGAGATGCCGGCGAGCTGGGTGCAGTCGATCAACCCGGTGTTCATCATCATCTTCGCGGCCATCTTCGCGGCGTTCTGGACCAAGCTCGGCAACCGCCAGCCGTCCACGCCGCTGAAGTTCGGTACGGCCCTGGTGATCATCGGCATCGCCTACCTGGCGTTCATCCCGCTCGAGGCCCTGGACGCGACGCCGCTGCTGGCACTCGTCGGCATCCTGCTGCTGGTCACGTGGGCCGAGCTGTTCCTGTCGCCGATCGGGCTCTCGGTCGCGACGAAGCTCGCACCCGTCGCCTTCACGACGCAGATGCTGGCGCTGTTCTACCTGTCGATCTCGCTAGGCACCACGCTCGCGGGCATCCTGGCCGGCTTCTACACGGAGGGCAACGAGATCGCCTACTTCGTCGCCCTCGGCGGCACGTCGATCGTCCTCGGCATCGCCCTCGCGGCCGCAACGCCCGGCATCAAGAAGCTCATGTCCGGCGTGAAGTAG